The Horticoccus luteus DNA window GCTCTTTGAGCGTAGCGCCAGAGAAGAGACCGCGGGCGACGTAGTAGCCGTTTTCTTGGAAGAACGTTTTGATGGTGTGCGGAGAAGGCATGAGAGGGGAGGAGGGGCAACCGCGGGCAGGTTGCTGGAGCGAAAGCGGTGGCGTTCATCGAATCAAGACTGGGCACGATGGCGGGCCGTTATTGAGCGAGAGACGATTTGCGCGGGCGGAGACCGGAATGGCGCAAAATCGCAGGCGTGTTTCGGCGACTCTCCCATACCGACGCCGACTAATGTGCGGTAAGGTAAGCCACGATGATTTCCTCCTGCCTTTTTGGCCTATGAAACGTTCGCATTTTTTCCTCAGCCTCCTCGTCGGAATCGTGCTTTTGGCAAGTGGCTGTACGACGGTGGCTCCGCCGGTAACGCCGACCGCGCCCGGGACCTTGCAGGTGAACATCAATGTGCCACCGACTTGGCAGCCGTTGCTGGAAGACGATATCGCCGCCGCGTTGGTGGGGCATCTGACGGACGTATTTCGACACGACGGCTACAGCGGGCCCTTGGCCGAAGTATCGCGCGGTGAGCCAAGCCCCGGGTGCGTGCTGTTGACGCTCAATCTCGTCGAGTGGCGCATGGACCATTCGGGGAACATCAATTGCACGTTCAGCGCGAGTCTGCAGAACGCGCGGGAGACGCGGCAGCTCGGCCTGTTTAATGGGATGGCGCTGCGATGGGCGAATCCGCCTGGTCGATTTGGATTAGGCGACACCTACGGCGCCGCGGCGGAAGATGCGCTGCACGAACTCTACCGTGCGGTGGAAAAGACAGGTTTAATGCCAGCACCGATGCCAGTGGGGACGACAAACACTCAGTAAGGCGCAGAGAAGAAAAGGCGCGCGGGCGGTGGCGGAGAGGGAGGGATTCGAACCCCCGGAACCCTTGCGGGCTCAGCGGTTTTCAAGACCGCCGCAATAGACCACTCTGCCACCTCTCCGAACCGAGCGGAAGAGCGTTTGGCAACTGGAGGGCGCTTTCAATCGCGTTTTTCAGGGGCGCTGCGGCATTGCTTCGAGACGCGCGGAGGGCTTTGGTCTGAGGCGTGGCTCCTGAGCAGCATCTCATTATCGACGGTCCGAATGTGATGCACGCCTGGCCGGAACTGCGGCCACTCTTGCGGCGGGAACGCAACACCGCCCGGGAGCGTCTCATCAGCAGTGCCACGAGCTTGCACGACGCCGCGGGTTGCCGCGTGACGGTGGTATTCGACGGGCGTGGATCCGAGGTAACGGTAGAACACCCCGCGGGTCAGGCGAGCTTCACGGTCATTTTCACCTCGAGCGGGCTGACCGCGGACGATGTCATTGAACAGATGGTGGGCCGCGCACGACGACCAGAGGATTGTGTCGTCTCCACCGCGGACATCGCGGAGCGATCGACCGTTGAGGCGTTGGGTGCGGCCGTGATTTCCCCGGACGAGTTGGCGCGCCGTATCAGCGGTGCGCAGGAGAGGATCCGGGCAGTGTTAACCCACGCGGCTGATTGCTCGCGGAAACGGAAGTGACTTATGGGCGCGACGGACATGAGCGTAACAGGGGATGTGGCTGAGATGCAGGGGTTGTATGGCGCGTTCTCGTTCCCGGAGAAGCTGCTGCAGCGGATTTGGGCGACCGGCGAATTTGTCCGGGACCAGTTGACGACGATCGATGGGCAACGCGTGACGATCGGTCAGGCGGGAAAATGGAATCTGCTGGGCGGGCCGGATTTTAAGGGCGCGCGAGTGACGATCGGCGAGGGCTCGGAGCGAACGGGTGATGTCGAATTGCATCTGAGGGCGGAAGATTGGGCGAACCATCGGCACGCGGCGGATCCAGCTTATCGCAACGTGATCTTGCATGTCGTGCTCTTCCCTCCCGCAGCGGGACATGTCACTCGCGGGGCAGGCGGCGAAGCGATTCCGGTCGCGGCGCTGCTGCCACTTCTTCATCGCGACCTCGAAAGCTACGCGGATGACGCCGCCGTCGAGTCGCTCGTCGATCAACCGCTCGATGAGGCGTTGCGTGAATGGGTCGGCCGCAGCGCGGAGGAGTTGACGGCGATGCTACGCGAGCACGCGAAGACGCGTTGGCAGCGCAAAGTGCGGGATGCGAATCGACGGATCGAACGCTTGGGGTGGAGCGAGGCGTGCCATCACGCGGCGCTCGAAATTCTCGGCTATCGGTTCAATCGCGTGCCCATGCTGCGCACTGCGGCGCGCTGGCGGCTGGCGGAATGGGTGCGGAGAGGGGTCGATCCCGATGTGGCATGGGCGGCCGAGCGTGAGTCTTGGAGTGTGCAAGGTGTGCGGCCGGCCAACCATCCGCGGGTGCGATTGCGTCAATATGCCACGTGGGTGAGGGCTCGGCCGGACTGGCCGGAGGCACTCATCTCTGCGGCAGGAAGGGTGTTTGAAGGAGCGGGTGTCGAGGCCACACGCACGTTTCGTCATAAAAACGATCTCACGGCGAGACGCCGCGCGTGGAGTGACCTCGTGGCGGGTGAAGCCGTGGGAGGCACGAGGTGGGACAATCTGGTCTGCGATGGCTTCCTGCCGCTGATGGCTGCGCGCACAGGCGAAGATTTGTTTGCTCCGTGGTGGCACTGGTTTTCCGGTGATCTGCCGGAAGGGCAGGAGCGGGCGTTGCGACGGGCGGGCGTTTTCGGGGGCCGGGAAAATCCGGCGGCGCATGGACCGTTGCAAGGATTGCTCGGCTGGCGGTTGGCGCGTGAAGCAACGAGCGCGGGGCGCGGAGCTTGACAAGTTTTACACGCGGAAAATATCTTCTCCGGTTCTAGAACCAGCCACTTTCAAGAAAGTGGGCCGTGCGGCCCGCTTTTTTTTTCCCATTAAACATCACCTATGAGCAGCGAAATTTTATCCGTCTTAGAATACATGGAGAAGGAGAAGGGGATCAGTCGGGTCGAGATGATCGCCACGATTGCCAATGCCCTGAAGACCGCCGCGCAAAAAGGGATCAACTCCGGCCAGGAGCTGCGGATCGATATCAATCCGAAGAATGGCCAGTTACATGCGTGGTCGCTGATGAAGGTGGTGGATTCCGTGGGTAACCCGAAGACGGAAATTCACGTGGAAAAGGCGCAGGCCGTGAAGCCCGGCGCCATGTTGGGCGACATGATTGAACGCGAGATCGATCCGTCGACGCTGGGCCGGATCGCGGCGCAAACGGCGCGGCAAGCGGTCATGCAACGTCTGCGGCAGTTTGAGAAGGATCGCATTTACGACGACTTCAAGGATCAGGTGGGCAACATCGTGACGGGCACGGTGCGGCGGCGTGAGCGCAACGATTTGTTCGTCGATCTCGGCAAGGCCGAGGCGGTGTTGCTGGGCAAGGAACAGGTGCCGGGCGAAGATTACCAGCCTGGCGAACGCGTGCGCTGCCTGCTGCTCTCGATCGATTCGACGCCGCGCGGACCGGAAATCATTTTGTCGCGCGCGAGTCCGAAATTTGTTCGCCGCCTGTTCGAACTCGAGGTCACGGAGATCGCGGACGGCACCGTGCGCATCGATGCGTTCGCCCGTGAGCCGGGTTACCGGACCAAGATTGCGGTGACCTCGACGGATCCGAAGGTGGATCCGGTGGGAGCATGTGTGGGCGCGCGGGGCGCGCGAGTGAAGACGATTGTCCGCGAGCTCGGCGGGGAAAAGATCGACATCGTCAAGTTCTTCCCTGGTCCGCGGGAGATGGTGATTGAGGCGTTGAAGCCGGCGGTGCCGCGCGAGATCAACATCGACGAACGCAACCACCGGATCGTGTTGCGAGTCGCGACGGATGATTTGGCCGTGGTGATCGGGCGCAAGGGACAGAACGCGCGTCTGACCTCGCGGCTGATCGGGTGGCGCCTTGACATCGAAGAGTTCAAAGCGGAGGGTGACGATCCTGTGGGCGCGGCCGTGTCGGCGCTGGTGAAAGCGTTTAACCTGCCCGACGAAGTTGCCCGCCGACTGGTGGGCATGGGAATCAATTCGCCCGCCGTGTTCGAAGGTGTAACCGAGGAAGATCTGGTCGAAGGTGGCTTCGCTCCAGAGGAAGCCCACGACATCATCGCCCGCACCCAGAAGTAATCACTTTTATCGTCTGATGAGTATACGTATCCACAAGCTGGCCGAAGAACTCGGTCTAGAGAACAAGGAACTCCTCTCGCTGTTGAGGGAGCGCAAAATCATTGGCGCCGAGGTGAAGTCCGTCTCCAGCACTGTGGATAACATCAACGCGGATGCCTTGCGCGAAGAATTTGGCCCGCGCGCGGCGGCGGTCGCCACGGAAGCAGTAGCGTCTCCTGCGGAGGAGACGACCGGGGAGGGCGCGGCCGCTCCGCAGCATCCCGAGGAGCCAGAAGTCTCCCGCGTGAATCTCCCCGCCGGTGTGTTTGTAAAATCGGCCGACGATATCGTGCGCGAAAAGGAAGCCGCGGCGAAGGCTGCGGCAGCGGCGAAGAATCCGCCGCCCACGCCGGTTCCGGCCGCCGCACCCGCGGCACGCCCCGCCGCCAGTGTGCCGCCCCCGTTGCCGGCGAAAGCACCGCCTTCGGTGCCGCCGCCATTGCCGCCCATCGCCAAGGCGCCTCCGTCCGTTCCGGCGCCGGTGTCCGCACCGCGTCCCGTGAACGCGCCGCCCATGATTCCCGCGCCCTTGCGCGCGCCGGCCACGCCGCCGGTGACGGCCCGTCCGCTTTCCGCTGCTCCCTCGACACCGCCGCCGATTTCTCGTCCGCCTTCTGCGCCTGTGCCGCCTCCGGTGGTGTCAGCGCCGCCTTTGGCGCCGGCGGTGCCCGGCGCGGGTGCCATCGCGCCTGCGACGAGTTCAGGCGAAGTGAAATTGCTGCCGATGAAGCCGCCGATTATCGTGCGGGACTTGGCAGTGGCGCTCGGTCTGAAGCCATTTAAGCTCATCAGTGAAGTAAGTCAGGCGACCGGTGGATTCGCGGGCATCAATTCCAGCCTGGACGAGCCGGTCGCGATGAAAATCGCGGAGAAATACGGTTTCCTTTTGGAAGTGAAGCATCGCGGTGAAGCGGTGGCGCCTCAGAAGGTAAAGACGGCCGACACGAAGGCGAAGATTGAAGAAGAAGAGCAGAAGAATCTCACGCCGCGTCCTCCGGTTATTTGCATTCTGGGTCACGTCGATCACGGCAAAACCTCGCTGTTGGACGCGATCCGGAAGGCGAACGTGGCGAGCGGTGAAGCGGGCGGCATCACGCAACACATCGGTGCCTACCAGATTGAATTCCAAGGCAAGAAGTTGACGTTCCTCGATACGCCGGGCCACGCCGCGTTTTCAAAAATGCGCGCGCGAGGTGCGGACGTCACCGATATCGCGGTGTTGGTGGTCGCAGCGGACGACGGTTTCATGCCGCAGACCGACGAGGCCTTGAAGCATGCGCAGAATGCCGATGTCGCCATCATCGTCGCGGTGAACAAGATGGACGTGAAAGGTGCGAACATCGAGCAGGTGAAATCGCAGATGCAGCAGCGCAACATCGCTCCGGAAGACTGGGGCGGGGAGACGATCACCGTGCCGGTATCGGCCATCAAAGGGACGGGCGTCGATCAGTTGCTCGAAATGATTTTGCTCCAAGCCGAGGTGCTTGAGCTGAAGGCGAACCCCAAGGCGGAAGCCAGCGGTGTCGTCATCGAATCGGAGATCGAAATCGGGCGCGGCTCCGTCGCCACCGTCATTGTGCAACGCGGCACGCTTCGGGTCGGCGATGCTTTGGTGTGCGGCCAGCATTGGACCCGCGTCAAAGCGCTCTTCAGCGACAAAGGCGAACAGATCAAGGAAGCAACGCCGTCCACGCCGGTGCGCATCATCGGCTGGTCGGGCACGCCGGACAGCGGAGCCACCTTCCGCGCCGTGAAAAATCCCCGCGAGGCCGAACGCCTCGCCGAGGAAGCCGAGCAGCGCACGCGCAAGGAAGCGACCGTCGCCGCGGCCGAACCGAAAGAAGTTTCCGTGGAGCAGCTGTTCGCCGATATCGCGGCCACGCAACACAAGGTCCTCAAGCTGCTCATCAAAACCGATGTATTTGGCTCGACCGAGGCGCTGCGTTCCGTGCTCGACGGCATCAAAAGCACGAAGGTTCAGGTGGAAGTGCTCGCGGCCGACGTAGGTCTGGTCACCAAGAACGACGTGCTGATGGCTAGTGCGTCCGGAGCAGTGATCGTCGGCTTCAATACGAAGTTGGAAAACGGAGTTACGCCGCTCGCCAAGCACCACAACGTGCGCATCGAATCGTTCCAGATCATTTATGAATTGGGCGACAAGGTTCGCGAGATGATGGCGGACCTGCTCGAGCCCGAGCAGAAGGAAGCGAAGTTGGGCGCAGCGGAAGTGCGTGCGACGTTCCCGCTCGCCAAAGGCTTTGTGGCCGGGTGTCTCGTCACGGAAGGCAAGATCAACCGCAATGCGATGTCGCGCCTGCGTCGTGGCCGCGAGGT harbors:
- a CDS encoding NYN domain-containing protein, producing the protein MAPEQHLIIDGPNVMHAWPELRPLLRRERNTARERLISSATSLHDAAGCRVTVVFDGRGSEVTVEHPAGQASFTVIFTSSGLTADDVIEQMVGRARRPEDCVVSTADIAERSTVEALGAAVISPDELARRISGAQERIRAVLTHAADCSRKRK
- the nusA gene encoding transcription termination factor NusA, producing MSSEILSVLEYMEKEKGISRVEMIATIANALKTAAQKGINSGQELRIDINPKNGQLHAWSLMKVVDSVGNPKTEIHVEKAQAVKPGAMLGDMIEREIDPSTLGRIAAQTARQAVMQRLRQFEKDRIYDDFKDQVGNIVTGTVRRRERNDLFVDLGKAEAVLLGKEQVPGEDYQPGERVRCLLLSIDSTPRGPEIILSRASPKFVRRLFELEVTEIADGTVRIDAFAREPGYRTKIAVTSTDPKVDPVGACVGARGARVKTIVRELGGEKIDIVKFFPGPREMVIEALKPAVPREINIDERNHRIVLRVATDDLAVVIGRKGQNARLTSRLIGWRLDIEEFKAEGDDPVGAAVSALVKAFNLPDEVARRLVGMGINSPAVFEGVTEEDLVEGGFAPEEAHDIIARTQK
- a CDS encoding DUF2851 family protein codes for the protein MSVTGDVAEMQGLYGAFSFPEKLLQRIWATGEFVRDQLTTIDGQRVTIGQAGKWNLLGGPDFKGARVTIGEGSERTGDVELHLRAEDWANHRHAADPAYRNVILHVVLFPPAAGHVTRGAGGEAIPVAALLPLLHRDLESYADDAAVESLVDQPLDEALREWVGRSAEELTAMLREHAKTRWQRKVRDANRRIERLGWSEACHHAALEILGYRFNRVPMLRTAARWRLAEWVRRGVDPDVAWAAERESWSVQGVRPANHPRVRLRQYATWVRARPDWPEALISAAGRVFEGAGVEATRTFRHKNDLTARRRAWSDLVAGEAVGGTRWDNLVCDGFLPLMAARTGEDLFAPWWHWFSGDLPEGQERALRRAGVFGGRENPAAHGPLQGLLGWRLAREATSAGRGA
- the infB gene encoding translation initiation factor IF-2, encoding MSIRIHKLAEELGLENKELLSLLRERKIIGAEVKSVSSTVDNINADALREEFGPRAAAVATEAVASPAEETTGEGAAAPQHPEEPEVSRVNLPAGVFVKSADDIVREKEAAAKAAAAAKNPPPTPVPAAAPAARPAASVPPPLPAKAPPSVPPPLPPIAKAPPSVPAPVSAPRPVNAPPMIPAPLRAPATPPVTARPLSAAPSTPPPISRPPSAPVPPPVVSAPPLAPAVPGAGAIAPATSSGEVKLLPMKPPIIVRDLAVALGLKPFKLISEVSQATGGFAGINSSLDEPVAMKIAEKYGFLLEVKHRGEAVAPQKVKTADTKAKIEEEEQKNLTPRPPVICILGHVDHGKTSLLDAIRKANVASGEAGGITQHIGAYQIEFQGKKLTFLDTPGHAAFSKMRARGADVTDIAVLVVAADDGFMPQTDEALKHAQNADVAIIVAVNKMDVKGANIEQVKSQMQQRNIAPEDWGGETITVPVSAIKGTGVDQLLEMILLQAEVLELKANPKAEASGVVIESEIEIGRGSVATVIVQRGTLRVGDALVCGQHWTRVKALFSDKGEQIKEATPSTPVRIIGWSGTPDSGATFRAVKNPREAERLAEEAEQRTRKEATVAAAEPKEVSVEQLFADIAATQHKVLKLLIKTDVFGSTEALRSVLDGIKSTKVQVEVLAADVGLVTKNDVLMASASGAVIVGFNTKLENGVTPLAKHHNVRIESFQIIYELGDKVREMMADLLEPEQKEAKLGAAEVRATFPLAKGFVAGCLVTEGKINRNAMSRLRRGREVVYEGKVDTLKRFKDDANEVRAGLECGIKLDDFNGYQIGDVIESYEIQKVRASL